DNA sequence from the Pseudomonadota bacterium genome:
GCCTTGTCTGCTTCCACCGCAGGCTCCGTTTCGTATGTGTTTAGGGCACCTGGATTCCGGACATAAAAAACCAGGATATTCAATACCACAATCGCCGCATTGCTTGCAATTAAGCAGAACTTTTTTTGTCACATCCTCAAAAAATTTTACGAGATGATACCCGGCCCCATGATTTTGATACAATTGTTTCGAAATTTTTTTATAAATCCCGGCAAACGGCGCATTGGCAGTAAAAAAACTGTTATGCATATAATGCAGAAATTTAAAATGCAATTTTTGCAATAAACCGGCTTTACTATTTTTAGGGCTTAATATATCAGATGATAGTGCTGATGGATCGTTTTTTTGAAACATATAGAAATGATCCGGCTGCGAGTAATCAAACTCATTTAAAAAATCCTGCCAATTATGTTCAATTTCGGCCATACGATCAAGAATTCTTTTAACCGTCTTAAAACTGCGATGTACTCCACCAATGTGTATGCCCCTATATCCCAGTCCTTTACAAATTGCAGCAAGTTTTGCAGCACGTTCAATAGATGCAAAATAACCTGCACTCTTGTCGGATTTCCACTCTTCTAAAATCCTGGCATAAAGCTCCTTGCTGACAACTGCACCCGGGACCCTGCCTGAATTCATTACACGGGCAACACGCGGGGTTAATAAGTAGACAGAGGCCAATGCCGGAATTTTCAAATCATTTATTTTTAAAAACCGGATGAGCTCATAGTACTTTCGTGCGTCATATCCAAGTTGAGTAATTATATAATCTGCGCCTGAGGATATTTTCTTTTTAAGTTTATAGTATTGCGCATAGCATTCGGGTTCTGTCCATTTGAAAGGCGAGACGGCGCATCCTTTAAAAAAATGATCGTTAACTGCTGCCTTGTTGTTCATCAGGTTAAAAAAACAAAGAAGGCTTGCAGAATCAAGATCAAAGACCGGCGCACCCTGGCCTCCGAAGCCTTTTCCCGAATAGTCACCGGTAAGCGCCAATACGTTTTTCATGCCCATCCGGCGCAATTGTAATGCCCGGCTTTCAATTCCCATTCTATTCATGTCTCTGCATGTGACATGCACTATAACATCCATACCACTATCAAGGACTTCTTTGCCAAGCACGTCAGGACTAAGTGAAGGGTTTCCACCCGGATTATCTGTAATGCTTACTGCTGATAATCTCCCATCGATTAAAGCCTGTTTGGAAAATTCCAGTATCGTGTTAATCGACCTTCCTGTTGATTCGGCTTTTGGAACAAGCTCCATTGTTATAACAAAATGATCTTTATTGGAAAGATCATTTTGGAAATTTCTTGTCATAGCCTCCGTTATCCTTGCAAGATTTTTTTCAATTCATCTGAACCTTTATTTGCCAGAATTTCACCAAACCGTTCTCCCTTTTTGTTATGCAGCTGATAGTAGTCTAAGCATCTTTCCACTATCCTTAATGTATCATCAGGTTCGAAGATTCCAGTCAATTCTTCGGCAAGTCTCGGATGTCTTCCCAGTTTTCCTCCAAGTTGAATTCTGTAGCCTGCTTTGCCTTTTTCGAACACGTTGTTTGGACACACATCTATACACTGCCCGCAGTAAAGGCACTTTTTTTCATCTATTACCGGCCTGTCGTTATATAAGGAAATTGCGCCCTCTTTACAGGTTTCTATACAAGTTTCGCACAAATTACAATCGGCATCCGTTATTTTTGGAATACAGGCACCGATAAGCCCGATGTCAGCAATCTGGGGACGCGAACATGAACTTGGGCAATCTGAAATGGAAACTCTTAGTTCATGATGCATTTTCAGTGACCCGCCGGTCCTTTTTTTTAAAAATGACTTCAGGTCTCTTTTCTTTAAGATATCTTCCAGCTTTTTAACAATTATTTCGGAAGATATAACGCAATGCGGACAGTTTCCCATGCCAAAGCATGTTTCTAACTGGTACCCTTTGAGTTCATCTTCCATTTTATTAAGAAATATTTTCTGGCATGAACGTACATGTTCTATTGTCACCAAATCAGCACCGGATTTAGTGGCTTCTTCTTCCACTTTCTTTCTTACTCTTTTTCTCACAAAAAAAGGTATTTGTAAAACTGCCTCCTTTGCTTCATCGCTCCAATCCATAAAACCTCCGGGTTTATATGTTCCGTATCGTCAAGAATCTTCATTATTATGGCATTTGCCATAATATCATTCTAATTTTATAAATACATAGATTAAATAAAGCGTTAAATAAAAGAATCCGGCAGTATTTAAACTTACCGGATTTTTTTATTTGCATTGATTTATCAGAAAATATTATTCTTTTGTTTCGAGTTTATTAGACCATTCCTGTAAATGTTTTGAAGCTATATCACGTCCGCCGATACCAAAAGCAACAGCCACTGCAATTGCAATCGCACCCAAAATCAATCCAAAAGCAAGAGTGACGATTTCAGAGCCAATGCCCATTTGCTGCAAAGCCATAGCTCCGGCAATAAACAAGATAGCCACGCGGGTAATCAAAGAAGTTAATTTAAGCTGGGCAGTTTCTTTTGTCAGTATTTTATTTGAAACGATATTGGCAAGAAAAAGACCAAGTCCAAATATTATAAGGCCCAGTAATATATTTCCGGAAAAAATCGTAAATTTTGCGACAATTTCTGAAATTTGTGTAAAACCTAATACTTCAAACGCTTCAATAACCGCAAAGAATAAAATAGCAATAAGCGTTAGGTATCCGACAATATTTGATGCTTTATGGCCATCTTCTTTTGATTCTTTCATAATGCCCAAATTAATTGCAAATTTGTCAAATCCGGCACTGGCCAGTAAACTGGTAACCAATTTTGATACCAGTTTAGCTATTACATAAGAAATGGAAATTATCAAAATCGCTGCAAAAATGCTTGGCAAGACTTTTAATATTAAGTATAACATATTGCTTACCGGTGTTGTAATAGCTTCCAGCATCAGGGCATCCAGCGTGATAAGTAAGATAGGGATTAAAATCAGAACATATATAATCAGTCCTAATAAATCAGATAACTTCTCCTTACCCAAAACAGCTTCCAGTCCGACTTTATCGCTTAATGTATTAACTCCAACGGCTTCCAGTAAATTGGATACAATCTTGCGGATAATTTTTGCCAAAAACCAGCCTATGACTAATATTAAACCGGCAGTAAATATATTTGGTAAAAAGTTAAGCATTTTATCCAGCATGGATCGTATGGGTTCAAGAATGCCCTGCATTTGAAGTGAATTCAAAACAGCAGGCAAAAATAGCAAAAAGATCAGCCAATAAACCGAATTTGCAATTGTATTGCTTAAAGCAATAGTTTTTTCTTCTTCTATTTTGGCGGAAAGGCGCTCATCAAGTTTAATAGTTGTTAAAAGTTTTGTAACGAGAAAGCGTAAAACAGTAGCCAGAACCCAGGCTACCCCAAGCAGGAGGGCCGCGCCAATAAATCTTGGAGCGTAAATAAAAATTTGATTTAGCAGGTTGTTTAGAGGTTCAGTGATAAGTGTGAGTTTAAGCGCCTGAAAAAAAGCAATCAGAACAAACAGCATCAAAAGATAAAAGATCGTTTTTGAGATATAATGCTCCACCGGTATTGGCTTGTCTTCTTCTACGGATAACCAGTTTGGTAATTTTTTACCCAGAGAAGTGCGGCTTATTATGTTGCGTGATAAAGAAGCAATAATTAACGCTCCTATCCAGCCAATAATAAGTATTGCCAATGCCCCAAGCAGATTTGGCACATAAGCACCAATCGTTTGAAAAATTTGTTGAAAGAACTCCCCCATTTTAACCCCCTTTGTTTTTATGATTAAAAAAGATATAGTTTATCATGTGTTAAAAAAGATAATTATAAAATATAAAATAGAATGTTATAATATCATTAAGAGTAGTGAGTTCTTGAAGAATGATATGTTCTATAATTTTAACAGTCTCAACAGCAGGTGGATCTGAGCTTGAATAACAAGTACTCTTGCATATGAATAGAGTGTGAAGCCTTTGGAAAAGGTAATTTAACAACGAATTTTACACGGAATGAAGTAGCCGAGCCTGTGAATCAGGTCAATAATAAGATATATACTACAATAGTCAGTTGCAACACCTAAAAGAACACCCGTATTTAATTCTGTTATCATTATATATGAAAAATCTGCTATGACAATCAATTATTTATAAATATTTTCAGACGCACGGCTTTTTACGGTTGTGATATCCTGGCGATTTGTTGTTTCAAAAGAAAAAACCCACTGCTGAACCGTTTAATCTATATCAACCCGAAAAAAGTACTTCTAAGGTCGAGGGAGTGCTTAGCGATGTGGTTATCATCTTACCTCTTAGCGGTTTCTGCTAAATATCACTGGGGAGCAGGGCGTGATGAATTTGTCAAAAGCACGTTAACACTTAAAATTGTTTGGGTCGCAGTGGCCTGTTCCAGCGGTTATAGTGAATGGTGCGGTTATGTGATATTAAAATTTATAATAACGCCCTACCTTTAAACAATATTGTTTATAATCATCTCCGTGTACTTGAATGAGAAATTTTTCTTCCTGTAAAATCTGTACATGAAGAGTTATCACAATACAAAGGGCAAGCATCAGGAATATCAATTCCCCTTGTAGTAAAAATGTTCCTGAAGCAAGCAAATCAAGGGCAACATAGATAGGGTTACGCGACCATGAAAAAACTCCGGTGGTCACAAGGTCGCCTGATTTCTTTCTGTCTATTCCTATACGCCATGATTTGCCAATTGATAAAACCGCTGAAATGTAAAACAACAAACCAAGTATCAAAACAATGACTCCAAGGATTTTTATCACGATATGATTTGATATTGTTGTATGTAGTAAAGCTAAAGGGATATGGATATTAAGTGATAAGCCATGAGTTACTGATTCAAAAACCCACATTAAAAAGCAGGCAACAAAAACAAGCCCGTTTATCATTTGTGTTTTTGTCATTTGCGGGTCAAGGACTAGTACTTTTACGTTTTGAATTTTTAAAATAATAATTCGTCCCAACCCGAATACTACTAAACAGGCAATCACAATAATTTGAACCCAGTTTTCAAATTGTGTTATCATGTTTTTAGCTTCTCAATAATATTCATAATTCAATCGATACGCCGGGGCTTTATGGCAAGTGAAACGAATATGACAATCACCCCATGTTTGATTCCCATGAATCATTTTGGTTTCTACACGGGAGGAAAAGCCGGTTTGCGCTCTTTCATAATTCCATCCATTCTTTTTTGAACCAATGCTTTCATTTCCGGATTGGTAAAAATGTAAAATTTATCCTCTTCAATTGCCTTAAATACGATTTTGGCAAGAATTGCCGGTGGCATTCCTAATTTCATCATGCCCCGGAAGGCTTGTTTCGTCTCGTCAGGTTCGGAATTTTGAGAAGTGCCGGATGATTCATTTGAATATTTATCAGGCCGATTACGTTCGGCATTTAAGATGTTCGTATTTACAAACCCTGGACAAATTACGGAGACTTTTATGTTTGTTTCTCTGATTTCCAAGTCATGAAGGAGTTGCTCCGAAAGTGCTACTATTGCATGTTTGCTAAGTTGATAAATTGCTGACGGATGGTAAGTAACAAGTCCTGTAATTGATGCTGTGTTTATAATATGGCATGGTGTTTTCTGGCCAAGCATAATGGGAACAAACTCGTGAATGCAGTAAATAACACCCCACAGATTTACATCAATAACCCATTTGCAATCATTGATTGTAGTTTCCCAGATTGAAGAACCGGTTGCAACTCCTGCATTGTTGAACAATAGATCAACTTTTTTAAATGTATCAATCGTTTTTCCTGCCAAAAACTGTACATCTTCTATTTTTGAAACATCTGTAACAACGGCGATTATATCAGCCCCGCTTGCCTTAATTTTGGATTCAGCCAGGGATAATGCTTTTTCTTCCACATCGGCTAAAACAATTTTCATTTCTTTTTTAGCGCAATATTCAGCAAGACCTCGGCCTATCCCGCTTGCAGCACCTGTGATTACGGCAACTTTACCTTTAAAATCATTCATATATAATTACCCGGCATCAAATAAAATTATTTTTTCCCTCTATTTTCCAGAAAAAAACATCGCACCAAAAAAAACACTTAGAAATAACTCCAGGACCAGTGACTGATACATCATTTGACCAACCTCACCAGTAGTTGCCATACCAACAGACCGCCCAACAAAAACAGAGAAAGCCGACAAAAATGCAACAAAAACGCTCGCCTTAAAATATTTCTCCTTAATGACACCAAAAAGCATAAGCAAACCAACACACAAAGAAAACCCTCCATATGTTGCTCTCATATCAACAAGAAGATCTCCCTGCGGAGCAGAAACACCCAGAAATAAAGGTGTAAAACTCACCGGATCAATAATAAACCCAAATCCAAAAGCAATAAACATAAGAGAATTGAGCCCGAGAATGGTTTTTTTAATCATTTTCCCCCCCTAAATTTTGATGAATTCGTAAAAATTCCTCAAATCGTCATACCGGCGAAAGCCGGTATCCAGAACCTATTTAAATTATTGGATGCCGGATCGGGTCCGGCATGACGAAACAGGGATTCCCGGACTATTTACGAGTCCATCTTTTTTGTTTATTAGAGCCACTTTCAAAACCTGAAAAGATAGCTTCTTTCCGATGGTATTTGCCAAAGTATCAATTTTTCCGATTTACGGAGCCCAGTAACCCGGAATGAAACGGTCTCCTGTTTGCTTGCGTTGAATATTATCGTTTTTCAATCGATTTATACGTCTGATCAAAGTCGCCAACATAAACAGCTCGAGGTCTGAAAATTCTATTGTTCTCAACATATTCAAACACTCGCGATGTCCATCCGGCTACGCGGCTGGCTGCAAAGAGCGGGGTGAACAGCTCGTCATCGATACCCAGGAAGGTGTAAATAATTCCTGAATAAAAGTCGACATTAGGGAAAATCTTCTTTTCTTTTCCCATGGCCGCCATCGCTGTTTTTTCGAGTTCTTGAGCAACTTGATATAGGTGGGTAAATTCCGGTTTTTCCTTGACCAGCAGATCTGCCAGCGGGCCTAATACTCTGGCTCTCGGGTCGTAAGCTTTATACACGCGGTGCCCAAAGCCGCTGATTTTCTTTTTTTTGGAGAGTCTTTTTTCAACCCATGGTTTGACGTTTTCAACGGAACCTATCTCTTTTAAGCTATTGATAACCGCTTCGTTTGCGCCCCCGTGTAAAGCGCCACTCAATGCAGCTATGCCGGATCCAACTGCAAAATAGATATCCGCCAGTGTTGAAGCAACCACCATTGTAGAAAATGTACTTGCGTTCATACCATGATCAGCATGCAGGATCAGTGAAATATCCATGATTTTTTCTTCAACAGGAGAGGGATCTTTTCCGGTGATCATATAGAGCAGGTTACCTGCAAAGCTTAAGTCCGATCTGGGTTCCAACGGCATACTACTGTGATGAATCCTGGAAACAGCTCCTATAATCGTTGAGACGCCGGCAATGAGATGGTAACAGGACTCCAGGGCTGTTTCACGAGCAAAGACCCTTTTGCGCCGCTGTTTTGATTTATGAATTTTAAACTCAAAGGTTGCATGTTTGGCTCCTTTAGGCGGAGTTTCCATGGCAAAAGAGTCTTCATCTGAGCTAATGGCATCAATTGTTTTTGGACGGTCATCAACCCGGTCATAGCTGGTAAGCTCCTGTCGCATAAGATCAGCTCCAAGCCGCAATGCCCCCATGGCACTCATTTCTTCCACTGGGAATCCCATTAGTTGCCTTAAGGTTTTGTTCAGGTGGGAATATTCAAACAACTTTTTCTTGTATTGGTCCAGTTCTGTTTGTTTAGGTAAATCCCCGTGCAGCAGCAGATAGGAGACTTCTTCAAACGTTGAATTGGCGCACAGATCGAAAATATTATATCCTCTGTATACGAGCCAGCCCTTGGCACCGTTTACATAACCTATTTTGCTTTCACAGGCGATCGCGCCTTCCAGTCCGGGCCCGACGGTACATTTAATTGGCCATTTGGGCTTACCGCCAAACTGTGGTGGAGGTTCTTCCTTTGTGTCCTGATAAGCTTCTTTGGCGATATTGTTAATTATTTCCTGAATTTTTTCTAAGACATCCTTCATAATAGGCTCCTTTACCCCAGTTGTCTGAAAATTGGTACTGTCAACTTACTTAACCAGTCTCGTTTCATATTTTAAACTCCATCCTTTTCTATATATAAATTTGGGTAATCCCCTGTTTGTAATCTTTAGAATTATTCACCAGGTAAATATTGATGGATGATTTGTTTTAAACATAACACCTAATTAAGTTGCGGGCAGGGTAAAGGCCTTCCCAGACACCAAAGAGTTACCGAACCCCGCAAATTTGTAAACAGAAAAACGCGCCCGACCCTGTCTGTCAATCTTGAATGACTTGTTGGTTGCGGTTTTTTACAACTTTTAGAAGTGCATCGTTAACCAATGTGTTTAGGCTCTTGCCATTTTTACGTGCCTGGACAACAAGTGTTTTATGAAGCTCTGGTTCAACACGAACTAAAAATTTACCGGAATAAGTTTTGTCCGGTTCTTCACCGCGTTCATTACAAAACGCAAGGTAATCTTCTACAGAATCAACAAATGCGGCCCGCAATTCATCAACGGTTTCACCTTCAAAGGTTATCACATCCCGTAAATTGATGACTTCTCCATGAAAAACATTGGCCTCATCATCAAAATCGACCTTACCAAAATATCCTTTATATTCCATCATGGTCTTACCCCAGCTTCTTGCAGGAACCTTCTTACAGATTTAACGGCACCCTTGTTTGTGACTTTTTCCGGATGTGGTCGATGAAAAACGGCCCTTACATCATTTAAAGCCACCCTGACACGGGAACCACTACCCTCTGAAATTTCAGCACCAAGAGAAACAAAAAGCGCCTCAATATTTGCCCAGGAAATATCTGAACGTTCCGGCTTTTCAAATATTCTATCAAGGGTTTGCCGTTGCTTTTTATTCATGGCGTTATGATACCACATGTTGGTACTATGTCAAGGGGTGATTTTAGCAACCAACAATATTATTATCAGGTCAATTTGCCCTGTGTTAATATCAGTCTTGGTTGAACATTAAGTCGGCAGATAATGACCGAAAAAACATTAAACATGAAGAAAATAGATTTAAGCTATAAAATTAAATATTTTTCTATTTATATACTAATATGAGGGGATTGTAAAATAATAAAAACAAAAGTCTAAAGGAATTATCAAGTTAAGTAATTGGGTATTTATTTGATTTTATAAAGAAATCAATTTAATATTCTAAAAAGGTTTGTGTTTAGTTATTGCAATAATTAACAGTTATATTGTATAAATAAACGTTTATAATACTGTATTAAGCCGTCACATTTGTTGTGTTGAAAATAACCGGGATTGTATATCTTTTAAGGAATTTTTTATCATGTCTATAGCAAAAAATATTGAAAATATAATTGCAAAATCATCCTGGATCAGAAAGATGTTTGAAGAAGGAACCCGCCTTAAGGCAGAGCATGGAGAAGAAAATGTATTTGATTTCAGTCTCGGCAATCCGAATATTGAGCCGCCCGAAGATTTCAGAAAAATACTTGTAGATACGGTTAATTCTTTAGGCCATGGGGATCATGGGTATATGCCTAATGCAGGTTACCCGCATGTTTGCAAAGCTGTGGCCGATTATCTTTGTAAAGAACAGGGCATTTTGATAGAAGCCAACAATGTTGTCATGACTTGCGGCGCTGCCGGTGCATTAAATGTAATATTAAGAACCATCCTTGATCCGGGAGATGAAGTTATTACACCTGCTCCTTATTTTGTGGAATATGGCTTTTATGCCGCAAACCATGGTGGAGCTTTAACAACGGTTCCTACGAAAAACGATTTTACCATAGATATCAATGCAATTTCATCAGCAATTACTTATAAAACAAAAGCTGTTTTGATAAATTCTCCGAATAACCCCACAGGACAGGTTTATTCCGAAAAAAGTCTGATCGAGCTTGGCAAACTGTTAACAGAAAAAAGCAAGAAATTCGACAGAACTATTTATCTTTTATCTGATGAGCCGTATCGGAAAATCAGTTATGATGGAATTAAAATACCAAGTATTTTTAAATGTTACAACGAAAGCATAATTGCAACTTCGTATTCAAAGGATTTTTCGATACCCGGCGAACGTATAGGCTTTGCAGCAATAAATCCTGCCGCTACATGTAAGAATGAGCTTTATGGCGGAATGGCGCTTGCAATCAGAATACTTGGTTTTGTTAATGCCCCTGCTCTTATGCAGCGCGTTGTGGCTTTAATGCAGGGAAAGAGCGTTGATGTTTCAATTTACGCCAAAAAGAGAGAGCTTTTATGCAATGGTTTGTCAGAGTGCGGATATGAATTTATAAAACCATCGGGCGCATTCTACCTTTTCCCCAAAAGCCCTATAGAAGATGATGTGAAATTTATCAGAGCGCTTCAGGATGAACTGATTCTTGCTGTCCCGGGCAGCGGGTTTTCGGGACCGGGATATTTCAGGATCGCATTTTGTGTTTCTGATGATACTATTATAAATTCATTGCCGGGCTTTAAAAAGGTTATGGATAAATTCAGGAGTTAAATATGAAATATTCGGAAGCAAGACAGGGCCGGGTTTTTGTAATGCGCTTGGAAGATGGAGATATAGTACACGAAGAAATTGAAAAATTTGCTGTAGAAAAATCCATAAAAGCTGCTGCAATAATCATTATAGGTGGTGCGGATGAAGGCAGTAAACTTGTTGTAGGGCCCGAAAAGGGCAGGGCAAAACCGGTAAATCCCATGGAGCATATTCTTGATAATGTCCATGAAGTTTCTGGCACTGGAACCCTGTTTCCGGATGAAGACGGAAAACCAATGATACATATGCATATGGCCTGCGGAAGAAATACCGATACCGTAACCGGCTGTATTCGCAGAGGAGTAAAAGTATGGCAGATTATGGAAGTTATTATATTTGAACTTATTGATGCTAAAGGATCACGGATTTTTGATCCGGACCTTGGGTTTAAATTGCTGGTCCCTTAAAGGAAAATCATTATGCAAGCAGGTGAAAAACCGGCTGATGAAAAATTTACGGTTATAACCACACATGTTAGCGCTGACTTTGATGCTATTGCTTCCATGCTTGCGGCACAAAAGCTTTATCCGGGCTCACTTGTAGTTTTTCCTGGGTTACAGGAAAAAAATTTAAGAAATTTTTTTGTTGAATCAATGGTGTATCTTTTTAATATGGCGGATATTAAAAAGATAGATTTTACAAATGTTAACAGACTAGTATTGGTAGATACCAGACAACCTGCCAGAATCGGAAAGCTGTCATCTTTGCTTGAGCGTGATGATTTAGATATCCATATATATGATCACCATCCGCCTACAGCAAATGATATAAAAGGCAGCTTTGAAATTTACAGACAAACAGGAGCAACAGTTACAATTCTTGCTCAAATCCTAGAAGAAAAAAAAATTTCTATTTCTGCTGAAGAAGCCACTATGATGTGTCTTGGTATATATGAAGATACCGGTTCTTTTATATTTCCATCAACCACAGAAGATGATTTTAAAGCCGCAGCTTTTCTGCTTTCCAAGGGAGCTAACTTAAATATTATTTCAAACCTTATCTCCCGCGAAATAAGCCCTAAGCAAATATCGCTTTTAAATGATATGATACAGGCCTCAACAAGGCATAACATTAATGGTGTGGAAGTTGTTGTTACTACAATATCGTCAGATACCTATATTAATGATTTTTCGTTTCTTGTTCATAAAATGGCCAGAGCGGAAGAAATAGATGCCATATTTGCAATAGCTCTGATGGATAATAAAGTATATCTTGTTGCAAGAAGCAGAATCCCTGAAGTTGATGTTGGCCTTATTATGTCTAACATGGGTGGGGGAGGCCATACATATGCTGCATCCGCGACTATAAAAGGAGAAACCTTAACACAGGTAGAACAAAAACTTTTTAAAGTACTTGATGAAAATATAAGAACAAGAAGAACTGCAAAACGGCTTATGTCTTCCCCTGCTATTTCCGTAAGAGGTGATGTTTCGTGTAAGGATGCAAGCAGTTTTCTCACACGCTATAATATCAATGCGCTTCTTGTAACAGAAAAAAAAGACGGGAAAGAAGAACTGCACGGTTATATTACCCGGCAGGTTATAGAAAAAGCGCTTTATCACAAGCTTGATAATGTGTTGGTTAAAGAATATATGACAACTGAAGTAGCCACGGTGGGGCCGGAAGCGGAGCTTATCGAAATACAGAATAAAATAATTGAAAACAAACAGCGTATTCTTCCCGTTATTGATGAAGATGTCATAATAGGAGTTGTTACAAGAACAGATCTTTTAAACATACTTGTAAGACAGTCTCAGCACAAAAATTCCGAACTTTCGGATCAACCAAGCGAACATGCCCATGCACGCACAAGAAATATAGTAAAATTTATTGAAGAGCGTCTTTCTAAACAACTTATAGAGAAATTAAAAACTATAGGAAAAGTTGCTGCTGACTTAGGATTAAGTGCTTATGTGATTGGTGGGTTTGTCCGCGATCTTTTACTTTACAGAAAAAACGAAGATATAGATATTGTAGTAGAAGGGGACGGAATTGCATTTGCGAAAAAATATGCTTCCATAGTAGGTGCCCGAACACATATTTATGGAAAATTCGGAACTGCTGTAGTAATTTTCCAGGATGGATTTAAGATAGATATAGCTTCAGCCAGATTGGAATATTACAAGTTTCCGGCTGCTCTTCCTACTGTTGAGATGAGTTCAATAAAACTTGATCTTTCCAGAAGAGATTTTACGATAAATACCATGTCAATCCAGTTGAATCCTGAAAGATTCGGAACACTGATAGATTTTTTTGCAGCACAAAAAGATATTAAAGAAAAAACGATTAAAGTTTTACATAATTTAAGTTTTGTGGAAGATCCCACCCGAATATTTAGGGCCATAAGATTTGAACAAAGATTCGGATTTACGATAGGAAAGCTTACATCGGGATTGATAGAAAATGCCGTTAGAATGGATTTTTCCAAGCGCTTAAGCGGCAGAAGAGTTTTTTCTGAGTTTCGCCTGATTCTTGAAGAGGAAAACCCTATATCACCAATAATAAGATTAAACGATTATGGCCTTCTAAAAGTAATTGATCCATCAATAGTATTAAACAATGAGGCAATTTCATATCTTAATTCCGTAAAGCAGGTTATCTCATGG
Encoded proteins:
- a CDS encoding citrate/2-methylcitrate synthase, which translates into the protein MKDVLEKIQEIINNIAKEAYQDTKEEPPPQFGGKPKWPIKCTVGPGLEGAIACESKIGYVNGAKGWLVYRGYNIFDLCANSTFEEVSYLLLHGDLPKQTELDQYKKKLFEYSHLNKTLRQLMGFPVEEMSAMGALRLGADLMRQELTSYDRVDDRPKTIDAISSDEDSFAMETPPKGAKHATFEFKIHKSKQRRKRVFARETALESCYHLIAGVSTIIGAVSRIHHSSMPLEPRSDLSFAGNLLYMITGKDPSPVEEKIMDISLILHADHGMNASTFSTMVVASTLADIYFAVGSGIAALSGALHGGANEAVINSLKEIGSVENVKPWVEKRLSKKKKISGFGHRVYKAYDPRARVLGPLADLLVKEKPEFTHLYQVAQELEKTAMAAMGKEKKIFPNVDFYSGIIYTFLGIDDELFTPLFAASRVAGWTSRVFEYVENNRIFRPRAVYVGDFDQTYKSIEKR
- a CDS encoding type II toxin-antitoxin system HicB family antitoxin — its product is MMEYKGYFGKVDFDDEANVFHGEVINLRDVITFEGETVDELRAAFVDSVEDYLAFCNERGEEPDKTYSGKFLVRVEPELHKTLVVQARKNGKSLNTLVNDALLKVVKNRNQQVIQD
- a CDS encoding type II toxin-antitoxin system HicA family toxin, with the translated sequence MNKKQRQTLDRIFEKPERSDISWANIEALFVSLGAEISEGSGSRVRVALNDVRAVFHRPHPEKVTNKGAVKSVRRFLQEAGVRP
- a CDS encoding pyridoxal phosphate-dependent aminotransferase; the protein is MSIAKNIENIIAKSSWIRKMFEEGTRLKAEHGEENVFDFSLGNPNIEPPEDFRKILVDTVNSLGHGDHGYMPNAGYPHVCKAVADYLCKEQGILIEANNVVMTCGAAGALNVILRTILDPGDEVITPAPYFVEYGFYAANHGGALTTVPTKNDFTIDINAISSAITYKTKAVLINSPNNPTGQVYSEKSLIELGKLLTEKSKKFDRTIYLLSDEPYRKISYDGIKIPSIFKCYNESIIATSYSKDFSIPGERIGFAAINPAATCKNELYGGMALAIRILGFVNAPALMQRVVALMQGKSVDVSIYAKKRELLCNGLSECGYEFIKPSGAFYLFPKSPIEDDVKFIRALQDELILAVPGSGFSGPGYFRIAFCVSDDTIINSLPGFKKVMDKFRS
- a CDS encoding DNA-binding protein; the encoded protein is MKYSEARQGRVFVMRLEDGDIVHEEIEKFAVEKSIKAAAIIIIGGADEGSKLVVGPEKGRAKPVNPMEHILDNVHEVSGTGTLFPDEDGKPMIHMHMACGRNTDTVTGCIRRGVKVWQIMEVIIFELIDAKGSRIFDPDLGFKLLVP
- a CDS encoding CBS domain-containing protein, with the translated sequence MQAGEKPADEKFTVITTHVSADFDAIASMLAAQKLYPGSLVVFPGLQEKNLRNFFVESMVYLFNMADIKKIDFTNVNRLVLVDTRQPARIGKLSSLLERDDLDIHIYDHHPPTANDIKGSFEIYRQTGATVTILAQILEEKKISISAEEATMMCLGIYEDTGSFIFPSTTEDDFKAAAFLLSKGANLNIISNLISREISPKQISLLNDMIQASTRHNINGVEVVVTTISSDTYINDFSFLVHKMARAEEIDAIFAIALMDNKVYLVARSRIPEVDVGLIMSNMGGGGHTYAASATIKGETLTQVEQKLFKVLDENIRTRRTAKRLMSSPAISVRGDVSCKDASSFLTRYNINALLVTEKKDGKEELHGYITRQVIEKALYHKLDNVLVKEYMTTEVATVGPEAELIEIQNKIIENKQRILPVIDEDVIIGVVTRTDLLNILVRQSQHKNSELSDQPSEHAHARTRNIVKFIEERLSKQLIEKLKTIGKVAADLGLSAYVIGGFVRDLLLYRKNEDIDIVVEGDGIAFAKKYASIVGARTHIYGKFGTAVVIFQDGFKIDIASARLEYYKFPAALPTVEMSSIKLDLSRRDFTINTMSIQLNPERFGTLIDFFAAQKDIKEKTIKVLHNLSFVEDPTRIFRAIRFEQRFGFTIGKLTSGLIENAVRMDFSKRLSGRRVFSEFRLILEEENPISPIIRLNDYGLLKVIDPSIVLNNEAISYLNSVKQVISWYNLLFLEESYMKWAVYFLPLFKNCKKEITENVCARFEIAPKQRNIFCEDRLNAERGLYKLEGNLNIKNDELYNLLIGFKIEIILYMMAITKKEKVKKAISLFITNLRKKKLSVSGKDLKRLGIEPGPLYKEILEAALCARLNGALKTKNDELEFIKNYV